Proteins encoded by one window of Salvia splendens isolate huo1 chromosome 7, SspV2, whole genome shotgun sequence:
- the LOC121811134 gene encoding two-pore potassium channel 3-like: MDEPLLFNINTGRPLRPLPENNEICIPAPITPVSREIKDILIFGSPSSSSSGFKDSNSIFRDALHASLASPNKIGNIDTERLNLDNNNDKQKNSSNDPESLQSWLIDPDYPASKSNLHRSKTAPAMATINEIDHCSHEKPPQFGTPSIVKQGVILLIVYLSFGVIIYSLNMDSFNATRTHPVVDALYFCIVTMCTIGYGDITPDSTATKLFSITFVLVGFGFIDILLSGMVSYMLDLQENYLLKTIKKKGAHDPHSYIIDVKKGRMRIRMKVALALGVVVICIGVGVAVMHYVERLDLLDSFYLSVMSVTTVGYGDRAFKSLPGRLFASVWLLVSTLAVARAFLYLTELRVDKRHRRMAQWVLGQDMTVAQFLAADIDNNGFVTKSEFVVYKLKEMGKVTEKDIWEICNQFERLDAGNCGKITLADLMESHH; encoded by the exons ATGGATGAACCGCTCCTCTTCAACATTAACACCGGCAGGCCGCTCCGCCCTCTGCCGGAAAACAACGAAATCTGCATTCCGGCGCCCATCACCCCGGTATCCAGAGAAATCAAAGACATTCTCATTTTCGGCTCgccctcttcctcctcctcagGTTTCAAAGATTCTAACTCAATTTTCCGCGATGCGTTGCACGCATCTCTCGCCTCTCCCAATAAGATAGGGAACATCGACACCGAAAGGTTGAATCTTGATAATAATAACGATAAACAAAAGAATTCCAGCAATGACCCAGAAAGCCTACAGTCGTGGCTGATTGACCCCGATTATCCTGCCTCAAAGAGCAATCTCCACCGCTCCAAAACTGCCCCGGCTATGGCGACAATCAATGAAATTGATCATTGCTCGCATGAGAAGCCTCCGCAGTTTGGCACGCCCTCTATCGTAAAGCAGGGTGTGATTCTCTTGATCGTTTACTTGAGCTTTGGTGTGATTATATATTCTTTAAATATGGATTCTTTCAACGCAACTCGAACCCACCCCGTTGTAGATGCTTTGTATTTCTGCATTGTGACTATGTGTACAATTGGTTATGGCGATATAACTCCTGATAGCACTGCCACCAAACTGTTTTCCATCACTTTTGTGCTTGTGGGATTCGGTTTCATCGATATCTTGCTGAGTGGGATGGTTAGTTACATGCTTGATTTGCAAGAGAATTATCTTCTAAAGACTATTAAGAAGAAGGGTGCTCACGATCCTCACTCCTACATCATCGATGTGAAGAAGGGGAGGATGAGGATACGGATGAAGGTTGCGTTGGCGCTGGGCGTTGTGGTTATTTGCATTGGAGTAGGGGTTGCAGTTATGCATTATGTGGAGAGGCTTGATTTGTTGGATTCATTCTATCTGTCTGTTATGTCTGTCACCACTGTTGGATATGGGGATAGGGCATTTAAGTCTTTGCCCGGGAGGCTTTTTGCGTCCGTTTGGTTGCTTGTGTCGACTCTTGCTGTTGCTAGAGCCTTCCTCTACTTGACTGAGCTGAGGGTTGATAAGCGGCACAGGAGGATGGCACAGTGGGTGCTAGGACAAGATATGACTGTCGCACAGTTTCTTGCTGCAGATATTGATAACAATGGCTTTGTTAC TAAATCCGAATTTGTAGTATACAAGCTCAAGGAGATGGGCAAGGTAACAGAGAAAGACATTTGGGAGATATGCAATCAGTTTGAACGGCTCGATGCAGGAAACTGTGGGAAGATAACTCTCGCAGATCTTATGGAAAGTCACCATTGA
- the LOC121741548 gene encoding myosin-10-like, which translates to MPQDVVVQEDKPSGACCATLQKKYSKLSERFAKIDLLKNQFRDCAKGLQKEYDEVEKANKSLRKELEELKLQVDFWKDEKDKVDGRCTDLEDEVSALQDEIQLLKQSSGSASHQEDEQLQERIAQSEAEIKQLNKLLDQERGKAASEKKSAELEKKKADEALKKLEKGRNQICELQKAAIVYRKNAEEYKLMWEKLQKETDDMKSMLALEKSRSEDVEKKLEAEKQKSISERKKADLAVAKSEELQKLTETSLEKDRADELNQKLEQAKNRVEQLEGEWLKHKCSEKSEDKLLLEKFKKETDDLNSMLALEKSKSEAAQKKVEVEKQKATEERKRAKLAVDKSKEQNKLAEMNLKKATSEKTRADDLNQKLEQARNRVEQLEVELLKHKCSEKSEDKLLLEKFKKETDDLKSMLALEKSKSEAAQKKVEEEKQKATEERKRAKLAVDKSKELNKLAETKLKRAMSEKTRAGDLNQKLEQARNRVEQLEGELLKHKCSEKSEDRLLLEKFKKETDDLKLMLALEKSKSEAAQKKVEVEKQKATEERKRAKLVADKSKEQQKLSEMNMKRAMSEKTRADDLNQKLEEAKNRVDKSSPSRNAVLATDARTEMLKHDTQFSKWVEKMLLEKDHTIIREKRRADSAKKKAKKQTKVAEEHKKMSMEQKHRADQLSEQLENYKLRLEGLQKEMQEFISRRNYTGISPITNNDINFETDSVEFLKKQLELEKLLAKHAKQATKIEAFRNKVLEQELCRLKQESHQFQQHLNKLDKSLSHGSGGIDQLKRISGQTTEMEILGIDGDHRLLMSGIDSRMDPPYRGSNRKILQGSALYSSSASFSDRPLVGSQERDTLSFMTSANLGEDVSNFTPKISGKMQNKLNVSKADNRSRTPLKDSPSKRRVVLREKKRILGAAKPVENLYVTGEKLQQQVSEKLPLLHDILNGQMDEPREESLKGTSTELFRPLKKRKTSSEGMVIIHHPQDSGQSKGIPDSDINNSDACIPASSPGSDAVRSDLVLRDGTNNISGHNLSTPDFDQMVTGDYMKLLEMDNTADEESYCRAIARPLSPTLPGVEVVSSEMLVRESSQEGLPNVSSYTVIETEKNLTSFVSNGGSVPSLLQMEHNSDHFPKDTTPLAASDTHCQEIHVSSWKLGMPYLTGSGNKTIESCENGSASSCGETPKFLIVSSDNKDISSIFRILQTTCSCMPQCSFDHSMEMFIQNVIHILSKAKDLSTREKACVFLSLILPEISELGLKNLTNGLGGNFVQALGSVSILFNSALSDPSLRRMAMESCGFIEMLAIIEDFLLQSKVFVYCGASAESESHVSSKLNLILNDNHIMLLEVAASAHLLVAGGSLLASLCSAVDYIGYICETSCSIIRMQKLDRPVMLAILHVFALICGSKYFTLQQYSVVMSIVKSVVTFLEEQTESANSISFSQSDVRNLPSMLVCTHCPFSAGAVSVKDAAVMLLENLQKQCHCGLLPQDSLSLVSLLFPTLPLHEEGGKEVSGSGEAALSSLACDENSYNFLDIISLVELLASVMNWDWTSDHLVGQICEYLELHITEGFSAAIIMLLGQLGRIGAGAAGYEDPGVKKLRDWFSKYAQEITFKRLSIFVQAAFITSLLGVTPIKFEEIAEGKTETLAAVSSQSIPYRFIREWFSSLSHEQQSLVRIHLSASEGNQQLGFNPCDGVLVQT; encoded by the exons ATGCCGCAGGATGTGGTGGTGCAGGAAGACAAGCCTTCCGGTGCCTGCTGTGCCACG TTGCAAAAGAAGTACTCAAAGCTGTCGGAGAGGTTTGCGAAGATTGATTTGTTGAAGAACCAGTTTCGCGACTGCGCGAAAGGGTTGCAGAAGGAATATGACGAGGTCGAGAAAGCTAATAAGAGTCTGAGGAAAG AATTGGAGGAACTCAAATTGCAGGTTGATTTTTGGAAAGATGAGAAAGATAAAGTGGATGGtaggtgtactgatcttgaggatgaGGTTTCGGCTCTTCAAGATGAGATTCAATTGCTGAAGCAAAGCAGCGGCTCTGCTTCTCACCAAGAAGATGAACAGCTTCAAGAACGCATTGCTCAGTCTGAAGCAGAAATTAAGCAATTGAACAAGCTTCTGGACCAAGAGAGGGGGAAGGCAGCTTCCGAAAAGAAGAGCGCAGAGTTGGAGAAGAAGAAAGCTGATGAAGCTTTGAAGAAGTTAGAGAAGGGAAGAAATCAGATTTGTGAGTTGCAGAAGGCTGCTATTGTATATAGGAAAAATGCTGAGGAATATAAACTTATGTGGGAGAAGTTGCAAAAAGAAACTGATGATATGAAGTCAATGTTGGCTTTGGAAAAATCTAGATCAGAAGATGTTGAGAAGAAATTGGAGGCAGAGAAACAGAAATCCATTAGTGAAAGAAAAAAGGCTGACTTGGCAGTGGCTAAATCTGAAGAGTTGCAAAAACTTACTGAAACAAGTTTGGAGAAGGATCGAGCAGATGAGTTAAATCAGAAGTTGGAACAAGCTAAGAATAGGGTTGAACAGTTAGAGGGTGAGTGGCTTAAACATAAATGCTCTGAAAAATCTGAAGATAAGCTTTTGTTGGAGAAGTTTAAAAAGGAAACCGATGATTTAAATTCAATGTTGGCTTTGGAGAAATCTAAATCTGAAGCTGCTCAGAAGAAAGTGGAGGTGGAGAAACAGAAAGCCACTGAAGAAAGAAAACGGGCAAAGTTGGCGGTGGACAAATCTAAAGAGCAAAACAAACTGGCTGAAATGAATTTGAAGAAGGCCACGTCTGAGAAAACTCGAGCAGATGATTTGAATCAGAAGTTGGAACAAGCTAGGAATAGGGTTGAACAATTAGAGGTTGAGTTGCTTAAACATAAATGCTCTGAAAAATCTGAAGATAAGCTTTTGTTGGAGAAGTTTAAGAAGGAAACTGATGATTTAAAGTCAATGTTGGCTTTGGAGAAATCTAAATCTGAAGCTGCGCAGAAGAAAGTGGAGGAGGAGAAACAGAAAGCCACTGAAGAAAGAAAGAGGGCAAAGTTGGCGGTGGACAAATCTAAAGAGCTAAACAAACTGGCTGAAACGAAGCTGAAGAGGGCCATGTCCGAGAAAACTCGAGCGGGTGATTTAAATCAGAAGTTGGAACAAGCTAGAAATAGGGTTGAGCAATTAGAGGGTGAGTTGCTTAAACATAAATGCTCTGAAAAATCTGAAGATAGGCTTTTGTTGGAGAAGTTTAAGAAGGAAACTGATGATTTAAAGTTAATGTTGGCATTGGAGAAATCTAAATCTGAAGCTGCTCAGAAAAAAGTGGAGGTGGAGAAACAGAAAGCCACTGAAGAAAGGAAAAGGGCAAAGTTGGTGGCGGACAAATCTAAAGAGCAACAGAAACTGTCTGAAATGAATATGAAGAGGGCTATGTCTGAGAAAACTCGAGCAGATGATTTGAATCAGAAATTGGAAGAGGCTAAGAATAGGGTTGATAAATCCAGTCCCAGCAGGAATGCAGTTCTAGCCACTGATGCACGTACTGAAATGCTAAAGCATGACACCCAATTCTctaagtgggtggaaaaaatgctTTTGGAGAAAGACCATACTATTATTAGGGAGAAAAGGCGGGCAGATTCAGCAAAAAAGAAAGCAAAGAAACAGACAAAAGTTGCAGAGGAACACAAAAAGATGTCCATGGAACAAAAACACCGGGCCGATCAACTATCTGAGCAGTTAGAGAATTACAAGCTCAGGTTAGAAGGGTTGCAGAAGGAAATGCAGGAGTTCATTTCACGGAGAAATTATACTGGTATTTCTCCCATAACAAACAATGATATCAATTTTGAAACTGATTCAGTTGAATTTCTAAAGAAACAATTGGAGCTAGAAAAGTTGCTTGCAAAACATGCCAAGCAAGCAACAAAGATAGAAGCTTTTCGTAACAAGGTACTAGAACAAGAGTTATGTCGCCTAAAGCAGGAGAGTCACCAATTCCAACAACACTTGAATAAGCTAGATAAAAGTTTGTCGCATGGCTCTGGAGGCATAGATCAGTTGAAAAGG ATTAGCGGTCAGACCACCGAAATGGAAATATTAGGCATCGATGGGGATCATAGGCTACTCATGTCAGGTATAGATTCTAGGATGGACCCTCCATATCGAGGTTCCAACCGAAAAATCTTACAGGGTTCTGCCTTATATTCCAGTTCGGCATCTTTTTCTGATCGACCCTTGGTGGGATCACAGGAAAGAGACACATTATCTTTTATGACATCAGCTAACCTGGGGGAGGATGTGTCAAACTTCACTCCAAAGATCTCTGGTAAGATGCAAAACAAGCTAAATGTTTCTAAAGCTGATAACAGATCTAGGACTCCATTGAAAGACAGTCCTAGTAAAAGAAGAGTTGTCTTGCGTGAGAAGAAGAGGATTCTTGGTGCAGCAAAGCCCGTAGAAAATTTGTATGTTACGGGTGAGAAGTTGCAACAACAGGTGTCTGAAAAACTACCCTTACTGCATGATATTCTCAATGGTCAAATGGATGAACCTCGAGAAGAGAGTCTGAAAGGAACTTCGACAGAGCTTTTCAGACCACTCAAGAAGAGGAAAACCTCTTCAGAAGGAATGGTAATTATTCACCATCCGCAAGACTCTGGGCAGTCAAAAGGCATCCCTGATTCTGATATCAATAACTCAGATGCTTGTATACCTGCTTCATCAccagggtctgatgcagtcAGATCTGATTTGGTCTTGAGGGATGGAACAAATAATATTTCTGGACACAACCTGTCCACTCCAGATTTTGACCAGATGGTCACTGGTGACTATATGAAGTTGCTAGAGATGGACAATACTGCTGATGAAGAATCCTATTGTAGAGCGATTGCCAGGCCCCTATCTCCTACTCTACCTGGGGTTGAAGTAGTTAGCTCTGAGATGCTGGTACGTGAGAGTTCCCAAGAGGGGTTGCCAAATGTGAGTAGTTATACCGTTATTGAAACGGAAAAGAATCTCACTAGTTTTGTATCTAACGGCGGCTCTGTTCCATCACTGTTGCAAATGGAGCATAATTCTGACCACTTTCCGAAAGATACAACCCCACTAGCAGCAAGTGATACTCATTGTCAAGAAATCCATGTTTCAAGTTGGAAGTTGGGAATGCCCTATCTTACTGGTTCTGGAAACAAAACTATTGAATCATGTGAAAACGGAAGTGCATCTAGTTGTGGTGAGACTCCAAAGTTTTTAATTGTATCCTCAGACAACAAAGACATTTCTAGCATTTTTAGGATCCTTCAGACAACATGCAGTTGCATGCCGCAATGTTCGTTTGATCATTCAATGGAGATGTTCATTCAAAACGTTATACACatcctttctaaagctaaagaTCTCTCAACTAG GGAAAAAGCATGCGTGTTCTTGTCGCTAATACTGCCTGAAATTTCTGAGCTCGGACTGAAGAACTTGACAAATGGGTTAGGTGGTAATTTTGTCCAGGCTCTTGGTTCAGTGAGCATACTCTTCAACTCAG CACTATCTGATCCATCTTTGAGAAGGATGGCTATGGAGTCGTGTGGTTTTATTGAAATGCTTGCTATCATTGAAGATTTTCTTCTGCAGAGTAAAGTTTTTGTTTACTGTGGTGCATCTGCTGAGTCAGAGTCCCATGTTTCTTCCAAACTGAACCTCATTTTAAATGACAATCACATAATGTTGTTGGAAGTGGCTGCTTCAGCTCATCTGCTGGTTGCAGGGGGTAGTCTGTTAGCATCATTGTGCTCAGCTGTTGATTATATTGGTTATATTTGTGAGACATCATGTAGCATTATTAGAATGCAGAAGCTTGACCGTCCAGTAATGTTGGCTATTCTTCATGTTTTTGCTCTCATATGTGGCTCAAAATACTTTACCCTTCAGCAGTACTCTGTAGTTATGTCTATTGTAAAATCCGTGGTTACGTTTCTTGAGGAGCAAACTGAGTCAGCCAATTCTATATCCTTTTCCCAGTCAGATGTTAGAAACCTACCTAGCATGTTGGTATGCACACATTGTCCATTCTCAGCTGGTGCAGTTTCTGTGAAAGATGCTGCAGTGATGCTGTTAGAGAACCTCCAAAAGCAGTGTCATTGTGGGTTATTGCCACAAGATTCACTTTCCTTGGTCAGTTTGCTGTTTCCTACACTACCTCTCCATGAGGAGGGAGGCAAAGAAGTTTCAGGCTCTGGAGAGGCTGCCTTGTCGAGTTTGGCATGTGATGAGAATTCATACAACTTCCTCGATATTATTTCTTTGGTTGAGCTTCTAGCTTCAGTCATG AACTGGGATTGGACATCTGATCACCTCGTAGGGCAGATTTGTGAATATTTGGAGTTGCATATAACGGAGGGATTCTCTGCTGCTATCATCATGCTTCTTGGCCAACTTGGGAG GATTGGAGCTGGTGCTGCTGGATACGAGGATCCTGGTGTTAAGAAATTAAGAGACTGGTTCTCAAAATATGCTCAGGAAATCACATTCAAGAGATTGAGTATTTTTGTCCAGGCTGCCTTTATAACATCTTTGCTTGGTGTCACTCCTATCAAATTTGAAGAGATCGCTGAAGGTAAAACTGAAACTCTAGCAGCCGTGAGTAGTCAGTCCATTCCCTACAGATTTATAAGGGAGTGGTTTTCTTCCTTGAGTCACGAGCAACAGTCACTCGTGAGGATTCATTTATCCGCAAGTGAGGGCAACCAGCAGCTCGGTTTTAATCCCTGCGACGGTGTTTTAGTTCAGACATAG
- the LOC121810780 gene encoding protein FAR-RED IMPAIRED RESPONSE 1-like produces MMNEIYEKIFGDNHELSEEDNNNGEEEYDVTVEEEGNNNDEEEDDVIEEGDDVIEEDDANNNREEEATVILDSNGVDGDNDDDFSGEDLIANMAPVKGMEYDSKESLMIAYQDYAKLQGFSVAIRSSSSKYYVLACFKGRKPKDVITKFTRQTQCPARVNCIVKTNGKVIVSNVELNHNHSLEPQLSMFMPGNRELSLHMKRLLESRDIAGFRTCKNVRTLEVMAGGPQNLGVTERVCRNFIDKRRRLRLGEGDAKAIHGLFLRMQLQDKNFFHIMDVDDEGRLRNVMWVHSRSIAAYEDFHDVVSFDTTYLVNKYKMPLATVVGVNQHNQSILLGCGLLSHEQSESFKWFFSNWLMAMKGVQPTAMLTDQCESIKIAVKAVFPMTIHRLCLWHIASKIPQKFKGVADFHSCSSDFYSTIYNSLSIAEFESRWTDFLSKHSLHNNRWLKDLFDEKENWAPIYLNHIFWAGMVSTQRSESMHAFFDGFVNSKSTLKLFVEQYEIAMQNKIQKEMNADYQSKCVMLKPVSTFQWEKQLLSEYTHNIGLLLQVEIKKISNCNVEDVAIGEDGVHRCKIKEMRLVQNVFHKEYTYTVEYRPFGEYISCNCRRYEFKGIFCVHIFKVLVYKDINHVHDRYIMKRWRAREYRPHSSIVFAGGYPHMTEEFKAFQDMERSFVKCADAAITDPRAIKMVKETHEKLLVDIMNINRGGLISNPSPNGESARISTDPPAILDPPLMSVLMSGN; encoded by the exons ATGATGAACGAGATATATGAGAAAATTTTTGGCGACAATCATGAGTTATCGGAAGAGGATAACAACAACGGTGAAGAAGAATATGATGTGACAGTGGAAGAGGAAGGTAACAACAATgacgaagaagaagatgatgtgaTAGAAGAAGGAGATGATGTGATAGAAGAAGATGACGCAAATAACAACAGAGAAGAAGAAGCTACTGTGATCCTAGATTCTAATGGTGTAGACGGCGACAATGATGATGATTTTTCGGGTGAAGATCTTATAGCCAATATGGCTCCAGTGAAGGGAATGGAATATGATTCAAAAGAGAGCCTTATGATAGCCTATCAAGATTATGCGAAGTTGCAAGGCTTTTCTGTTGCAATACGTAGCTCGTCGTCTAAGTATTACGTGCTTGCTTGCTTCAAAGGGCGAAAGCCTAAGGATGTAATTACGAAGTTTACCAGACAAACGCAATGTCCGGCTCGTGTTAATTGTATTGTGAAGACTAATGGTAAAGTGATTGTGTCGAATGTTGAGTTGAATCACAATCACAGTCTTGAACCGCAATTGTCAATGTTTATGCCGGGTAACCGAGAGTTAAGTTTGCACATGAAACGCCTGCTGGAAAGTCGAGATATTGCAGGCTTTAGGACTTGTAAAAACGTGAGGACTCTAGAAGTTATGGCCGGAGGTCCTCAAAATCTAGGTGTCACTGAGCGAGTCTGTAGGAACTTCATAGATAAAAGGAGAAGGTTGAGACTTGGAGAGGGGGATGCCAAAGCTATACACGGGCTGTTTTTGAGAATGCAACTGCAAGATAAAAACTTTTTTCACATTATGGATGTTGACGATGAAGGACGCCTGCGTAATGTGATGTGGGTACATTCTCGTAGTATAGCTGCGTACGAAGATTTCCACGATGTTGTGAGTTTTGATACAACTTACCTTGTAAACAAATACAAGATGCCGTTGGCGACGGTTGTCGGAGTTAACCAACATAACCAATCAATATTATTGGGATGTGGTTTATTGAGTCACGAGCAGTCGGAATCATTTAAATGGTTCTTTAGCAACTGGTTAATGGCCATGAAAGGTGTTCAACCTACAGCAATGCTGACAGATCAATGTGAGAGTATAAAGATTGCCGTGAAGGCAGTTTTTCCAATGACTATACATAGACTTTGTCTATGGCATATTGCCAGCAAAATTCCACAGAAGTTCAAAGGTGTGGCTGATTTTCATAGTTGTTCGTCTGATTTCTACTCAACAATATATAATAGTCTCAGTATTGCGGAATTCGAGTCAAGGTGGACAGATTTTCTATCTAAACACAGTCTTCATAACAACAGGTGGCTGAAAGATTTGTTTGATGAAAAGGAGAATTGGGCACCCATCTATTTGAATCATATTTTTTGGGCTGGCATGGTATCGACACAACGAAGTGAATCTATGCACGCATTCTTTGATGGTTTTGTGAACTCGAAGAGCACGTTGAAACTATTTGTGGAACAATACGAGATCGCTATgcaaaacaaaattcaaaaggAGATGAACGCTGATTACCAGTCCAAGTGCGTGATGTTGAAACCGGTGTCAACTTTTCAATGGGAGAAACAATTGCTCAGTGAATACACTCATAACATCGGCCTCTTGTTGCAAGTGGAAATCAAGAAAATTAGCAATTGTAATGTGGAAGATGTCGCAATTGGTGAAGATGGTGTGCATCGTTGCAAGATAAAGGAGATGCGATTAGTGCAAAATGTTTTTCACAAGGAATACACTTACACTGTCGAGTATCGTCCTTTTGGGGAATATATAAGCTGCAACTGCCGTAGGTATGAATTTAAAGGCATATTTTGCGTCCATATCTTCAAAGTCTTGGTGTACAAAGATATTAATCATGTACACGATCGTTACATCATGAAAAGATGGCGGGCAAGAGAGTATAGACCGCATTCTAGTATTGTTTTTGCAGGTGGTTATCCTCACATGACCGAAGAGTTCAAAGCGTTTCAAGATATGGAAAGAAGCTTTGTAAAATGTGCAGATGCAGCTATAACTGACCCACGTGCAATAAAGATGGTGAAAGAAACTCACGAAAAGTTATTGGTGGATATAATGAATATTAATCGTGGTGGGTTAATTTCGAATCCAAGTCCCAATGGTGAGAGTGCACGCATTTCTACTGATCCGCCTGCTATACTAGATCCGCCG TTGATGTCTGTTTTGATGTCTGGGAATTGA